Genomic DNA from Triticum dicoccoides isolate Atlit2015 ecotype Zavitan chromosome 4B, WEW_v2.0, whole genome shotgun sequence:
tgcgtcatgatattgaagaaggatggtgggaacaccagctcgaaactgacaagacattgcaccacatcactccttagccttggtatgatttctggatcgatcaccttctgagagattgcattgaggaatgcacatagcttcacaatggctaatcggacgttttccggtagaagccccctcaatgcaaccggaagcagttgcgtcataatcatgtggcagtcatgagactttaggttctgaaactttttctctgccatatttattattccttttatattcgacgagaagccagtcgggaccttcatactaagcaggcattcaaagaagatttccttctcttctttggtaagagcatagctggcaggaccttcatactgctttggaggcatgccgtctttttcatgcaaacgttgcaggtcctcccgtgcctcagctgtatcttttgtcttcccatacacgcccaagaagcctagcagattcacgcaaaggttcttcgtcacgtgcatcacgtcgatcgaagagcggacctctaggtctttctagtagggtaggtcccaaaatatagatttcttcttccacatgggtgcgtgtcccccagcgtcactcagaacagctagtctgtcgggaccctttccaaagattacgtataaatcattgaccatagcaagtacgtgatcaccagtacgcatggcgggcttcttccggtgatctgcctcgcctttgaaatgattgtctttctttcgacattgatggttggtcggaagaaatcgacgatggcccaagtacacattcttcctgcagcttgccaggtatatactatcggtgtcaagtaaacagtgcatgcatgcgtggtatcccttgtttgtctgtcctgaaaggttactgagagcgggccaattgttgatggtcacgaacagcaacgtctttaggtaaaattcctcctgtttgtgctcatcccacgtacgtacaccgtttccattccacagctgtaaaagttcttcaactaatggcattaggtacacatcaatgtcgttgccgggttgcttagggccttggatgagaactggcatcataatgaacttccgcttcatgcacatccaaggaggaaggttatacatacatagagtcacgggccaggtgttgtgattgctgctctgctccccgaaaggattaatgccatccgcgcttaaagcaaaccatatgttccttggctcacttgcaaactcatcccagtactttctctcgatttttctccactgcgacccgtcagcaggtgctctcaacttcccgtctttcttacggtcctcactgtgccattgcatcaacttggcatgctctccgtttctgaacagacgtttcaaccgtggtattataggagcataccacatcaccttcgcaggaaccctcttcctggggggctcgccgtcaacatcaccagggtcatctcgtctgatcttataccgtaatgcaccgcataccgggcatgcattcagatccttgtacgcaccacggtagaggatgcagtcattagggcatgcatgtatcttctgcacctccaaccctagagggcatacgaccttctttgctgcgtatgtactgtcgggcaattcgttatcctttggaagcttcttcttctttattttcagtagcttctcaaatcctttgtcagacacagcattctttgccttccactgcagtaattccagtacggtaccgagctttgtgttgccatcttcgcaattggggtacaacccttttttgtggtcctctaacatgcgatcaaacttcagcttctccttttgactttcgcattgcatccttgcatcgacaatgacccggcggagatcatcatcatcgggcacatcgtctggttcctcttgatcttcagcagcttcgcccgttgcagcatcatcgtgcacatcgtctggttcctcttgatgttcagtagcatcaccgtattcagggggcacatagttgtcatcgtactcttcttcttcgtcgtcttccatcataacccctatttctccatgcctcatccaaacattatagtgtggcatgaaacccttctaaAGCAGgtaggtgtggaggattttccggtcagagtaagacttcgtattcccacatatagggcatggacaacacataaaaccattctgcttgtttgcctcagccacttcgagaaaatcatgcacgcccttaatgtactcgaaggtgtgtcttgaaccgtacatccattgccggttcatctgcgtgcattatatataattaagtgtgtcaaaaatcattacagaacactaaaaccaaattaatagaagttcatcatcacactaaaactaaagtacatacatagttctcatctaacaacataaagctctgcagagcatctaaattaattaaaccatacactgaaactatgtaaaacatttcactgcgaaaacaaatgcgatcataatcgcaaccaatgtaacaactgatccaacggcataatgataccaagcctcggtatgaatggcatattttctaatctttctaatcttcaagcgcattgcatccatcttgatcttgtgatcatcgacgacatccgcaacatgcaactccaatatcatcttctcctcctcaatttttctaattttttccttcaacaaattgttttcttcttcaactaaatttaacctctcgacaatagggtcggttggaatttccggttcaacaacctcctagataaataaaatctatgtcacgttggtcggcataattgtcataaccaataaatgaaccaatagttatgaaaagataatatataccacatccgaatcatagacaggacgagggccgacgggggcggataccaaaaccatcgcactatataagatgcaataataaaagtaagaaaattatacaagtatctatataaacatacaagtaagaggctcaccacggtggtgccggcgacgagatcggcgcgggcgatcgacggcggtgaagacagggacgggacgtgacggaccgctaaacctagacaaatattgaggaaaatggagcttggaggtggagcttggagaggagaaagcttaagtagtgtggctcgggcattccatcgaacacctcgtgtgcataggatgtgagctagagcaccacaaagctccctCCTCAcatgccacgaaaaacagagcagtaagagtgctctgctcgcggggtatatataggcaactaattggtcccggttcgtggcttgaaccgggactaaagggaagcctttggtcccggttcaggccaccaaccgggtccaatggtggtgggccagaagCAAGgcacatttgtcccggttcatcccaccaactgggaccaaaaggtccagacgaaccgggaccaatggcccacgtggcccggccggcccccggggctcacgaactgggtccaatgcccccattggtcccggttcaatcCACCGGGACTAatggcactagtagaaaagagggctttggtccaccccgggttagcccattagtcccggttcagtctagaaccgggactaatgggggcattagtcccggttcgtgcgtccaggggccacgtgggccatttgttccggttcgtctggaccttttagtcccggttggtgccacgaaccggtactaaagggtgcgatgcccattagtcccggttcgtggcaccaaccgggactaaagggttagacctttagtcccggttcgtgccacgaaccggtactaatggggtttgaggcattagtaccggttcatggcacgaaccggtactaaaggtcccattttcaaactccagCACCCCCCCCcctgatcgccttttcagttttaaaaaaaataaaagaaaatgatgaaaatgtcaaaaaaataaaagaaaataagtttcccatgtgatatatggtctagttgttgggaaaatttacaaatatgaatttcgactttatttgcaaaatctctctagaatttagtaaaatgggcataacttttgcatacgaactcggatgaaaaagttttttatatgaaaaatcatctactcgaaaagttatatccaaatttaacggggaaaccccgttaaacattttcaaaatcctcaaaaacctaacagaaaaaaagttacggggcttttaagatctagagtggaaaaaatcaaaaaaaattcaaactgtggtcaaactaattattctacaatattagtgttactaaataattatttcagttattttgaattttggtcaaatctggtcaaactgtggtcaaacaatggtcaaactgtggtcaaactaattattcaagaaatattagtgttactaagtaattattgttttttaaaacaatagtttcaaactcaaacagtgaaatgtgtcacttcatgctcaagcaaaattcctgaaggttaatagaattgacatcttactattgtcaggaaaacaacaagtgcagacttggaaacgagggagaatagaacccggaagttaagcgtgctcaggctaggggagtgggaggatgggtgaccgttcgggaagttagatgatttggaatgatgaggggtgattagagattagaggataaattgagcagtgatgaggggtggtgattagagattagaggttaaaataattcagaaatttcaaaataaaaaaataaaaaaaattcaaaaaaatcgtaaaatttcctttagtcccggttgatgttaccaaccgggactaaaggtggagctccacgtggccgcggcctttagtcccggttcgtttaagaaccgggactaaaggggagaggcattagtaacgaccctttagtcccggttcaaaaaccgggactaaagagccttaccaaccgggacaaaagctcCTTTATCTACTAGTGTGGGCTGACCcgacctggaccattgcccccttttctactagtgatgcttAAGGGACAAGGCAAAGCAGTGGGGGTTGGCCTTAAACTGCAAACATGGCAGCGTGGGCGGGGCGAGCGCACGGTGCGACCAGTGCAAAACTTAGCCGGTCGCCCGGTGCAAAATGTTTACTTATGCTTTATCCTACCAGTTTTGCTAAGTCTCAGTTGGACTGAGACTTCATTATGTCTCAGTTCTTTGATCTTGCATTCAGAATcgtataatttttttttcttttcagttttttttctCCTTATATAGTATTATGTTACTTGACTAAGACTTGATGAAGTCTTAATTACTCATGTCCTACACACCCACATCGATCATATGTAGCCGTGCAGGGTGGGCTCTGATTAATTAAGCAGAGACATGGCTCCTAATAACAGTGCAATTAGGGAGGGGGCCGTGCCGTAGCTAGTCGCCAACCAACAGCGAGCGCCACCGTACCACAAAAGCGGCGGATCGGAGCTAGGCCAACACGTACAGCTCCGACTCGCTGGCCGCCGAGCGTCGCTGTCGCCGGCcaccgcacgcacgcacgcacgcaaacAAAATAAACTGCTTACGCTGATTAATTCAGCTGATGTGCGTATATTGCTTCGTTCCTAATTAAACCGGCCGGACGGCAGGCGCCCGATTCATAGCTGAGATTCTCTCACGTCTCACGTACAACGCACGTAGAGAGATGTACCGACGTTTTCCCTCGGTGCTTAATTATCTTATAATGTGTTGGGCTGGTCAATTTGTTTAGGGTATACGAAATCATGTTCATGCATGTGGGAATATATTTGGTCACTTTGGAGAAAGCGAGGAGAGCAGCACAGCTGGGTAATGATCCAGGGGGCATGCACTAGCTAAGCCAtaaggcatatactatatactacgAGTATACATATGTTTGTTAATTCCAATTTTCCAACCAACTAGCTGGAGTATATATCATGAAAAAGTTGACAGATAGTGCTGCATTGTTAGTTTGGTGCAACTAGCACTAACTACCTACCTGGCTGGCCAAATATCCTCTAAAAACTAATCATGCGTCGATGATTCTCATGAGAGCGAAAAGGCAACATTATCGACAAAAAAGGTTCCCATCGCTAAGAGCATATGTACTGCAGCAAATTCGGCCCGTAAACGTCTACGAACCCTGTATCCTCCTTATATTTTGTGGACAATCCGCACGTATAGAGATGATATGACAGGTCGGCTGAGTCTAAGTCACCGTCTTTTCCTTCTCTCTCAGTAGCGCGTCTGTGAATGTTTGAGGaggtattgaattcatgctccagccaactcatccaaaagtccgacCTAATGTAGAGGGGCAGGATTTCAACACTCCGCCTCACATCGTGGGTTATTTagtcattttttgttttgttttaataCTGCGTTGGCAGGTCCTGATCGAACTCAAGACTCTTGGCTCGGATGCCATATTGAATTCATCCTCGATCTAACTCATCCAAAAGTCCAAACGGATTAAGAGgggcgggcaatatatttcaacatgaAGAGGATCTGAGGGGACCGGGTGCAGATGCTCtactgatgtactccctccgtccagaaatactcgtCGGAGAGATGGATGTATTTTTCGTTCTAGATGCATCtatttctacgacaagtatttctggacggagaaaGTAGTATCCATCATAATGTGTCTACTGTGCACACGTATCAAGGCGGCCCAGGTGGTATCCATACAAGTGGTGCGTGCGTGCGGTGCGGTGGAGGGGGCCATATGGCAACCTGGAACACCCGAGTTGGCGGCTGTCATCGCCAAAGTATAGCAGGCCATCCCCATCCCCGACCCCCACCCCGACGACGGCGATGGTTGGTACGTACTAGGTACTTTGTTGGCATTGCCACCGGAGGGAGTTGAGTTGCCGTGACGCCATTGACACGCACCCGCCACCAACGCCGTACCGGTGCGCTCCTCGCTAGCTACCTTGCTAGCTAGCTTGATTCTGCTGCCTCAATTATTTTTCTTCCTCGGCCAGCACACGCAAAGCTTGGACAAAAGCTTCAATTCGATAGGCCAACAGTGAACGACAGCCAGGACGAATGAACAGCACGGCTATGCGTGTGTGTGACATGAATATTATGAATATTGTTGCTTGGCGAACCCGGCCCACCCCAGCCTGGAACAGCACTTGATTCTACACTTGTTTTGTTAATCAATCAACCAAGCCACCATATATTGATTATTATGATATAACGCTAGCTAGCCACTCTCAACCCATCTCTCCCGCCGTCTACCTTTCTTCCTCTTCTGTCTTCTCCTCTCTCCCCCCGCAGATCATATATAGCCGGCCGATCGATCAGCTCAAGGAGAGAACATAAGCCTACATCCTCCTCCTTACCACCACCCAAACTGCTTAAGCTAGCTGCTGCTTGTGAGATCTCGGTCGTTGAGGCCTTTTCTTGGACGAATCGAACTCGAAGCACCGACCGAGCAGTTCAGATGGCGGCTGAGGAGGCCAAGAAGGTGGAGGTGGAGACGACCACGGCCACCAAGGACATCGCCGAGGAGAAGGCCAtcgtgcccgtgcccgtgcccgaCAACTCCAAggccatcatcgccgtcgtcaagGGTACGTACCCAACTATCCCTTGTTTCTACAGCTCAATCATCGGCCGGCAAGGGCCCCTGTCTGTCtgtccatccatctccatgcctagCTGTACCAGCTGGAGTTGTAGTTGTGCATTATTGTCCTTGCCATATGAGATGCTTTTTCTTAATTAGAATCCTCTTGTCATATACTACTGTGCTCTGGAAAATCTTCTTGTTCCTGCTTCTCAGTTCATACTGTGAAATTACAAGTGAACCAGTTTCAATTAAAATTCATACTGTGAAATACAAATAAAAATTGGTCAACGGACTCTTGGTAGATGATCGGATAGATGGAGAGTAATTATCTGTTGATATGTTTTATCTTCGTCTCACCACTTCTCATGGTTTTATTTGCTCTAGGTAGGTAGATGAACATTGAATTTCTTTTATGTATACTATATGATTTGTCTTCATCTTACCGGTTCATATGGTTTTACTTGGTCTATGTTTACTAGGTCCTCTCATTTAATTTACACTTCCCATAAGTCCAACTCCAATCTCTACTTTTAATGTctaagttggtaggtcgcgttccgggttttattttcgtcccacctcacccggtcttttttggtacttctttggtacttcctcccacctcccacccgttttatttcgctggttttttttcgtccctcccCCACCTCACCGGTTTAGTTTTGCGTCACCCTCTCGCACAACAAAGAAAatcttaacggatcataactttccatgctggtgcaagttagttttagtaatatctttatgtgaaagaatcaatcacgatcaatctctaaatatcaaatctaaattaattaaccttaccttaaattgctcaatcacattaattaggaaacaaaataatcgattttaagaaaatatctactcttaatggagggtattacataccaaacataggtacgtcattagctcgcttccttcccttctcttcccttcgtccctcagtcccatgctcgtggcgctgaagtggcatcgacaggcgatggcagcgaggacagcacgtggcagcccctgaagcacgaacacgactgcacctcgggtctgccgtctcccaagatatgggtgagttcttgtgatgcccaccctaaaccctcacgtcctacaaattcctcaacctctaccatctcgatttcgtccatgctctgatccaaatgacgatgcagctccggccgattgacaatggaggtttgccatccttcctctcagcacccactcctggaggaacgacacgccatgccgatcgaacccggtcaagatcactcaccaagattgctattcggaagttttttgtcaaaaagtgaagagtgggacgggatctgcacttttgttaatatctctactcctaatctctactcctaatgtctcagttggtaggtcgcgttccgggttttattttcgtcccacctcacccggtcttttttggtacttctttggtacttcctcccacctcccgctcagccgagacggtttatttttgtactccctcccacctcccaggtAGTTCCCTCCACGCAAAAAAAATCGAATcaaccaatctctactcctaatggagcagttggtagtcttcgccggtcaattttcgtcccaccactttcgtccgggtttttttcgtaggttaactgtcgtagatttttttcgtcgcctcccccacttcatcggtttattttcacttcaccctctcacacaacgaaaaaaactgaaTGGATCAAAACTTTCCAcactgacgcaaattatttagtaatgtctttatgtaaaataatcaatcacaatcaatctctaaagatcaaatctaaattaattaatcttcataacgtttgtttcctttcgaatcacgtccataactttccttccttgtttgggcagaaactgtttggtagcagagattaggaatcttcctatgagtgtagtaataggaagtattctttttcttgatgattgtttccatgcatgatgatagtaaattatgccaacattcaccactatttatcaatgtcatcaatcgtatccatttctaccagttttaagggaatctgctcgctatgtcttttttaaggggatccgctcgctaagtcgtcgtcgcatgttattttcacaaacaatctttactcctaatggagcagttggtagcctcgtaCCGTTTATTTTTGTCCTCCTCCCACCTCCCCTGGTTTTTTTTCATCCTCTctcccacctcccaatttcgttggtttttttcgtcggtttttactcaccccctcccacctcccaatttcATCCTGTTTttattcgtcccacctcccaccaccccctcgtactggttctttttctctccactctttccttgcaaaccaataatttcctaacatacaaaagatcacgaatctatctttccttacccgaaccaatcgcgccctacatcagtgcatttctttattaagaaaactaacacgtaaatcttaatGCATTGCAAACaaatcccgttatggacctaattaatttattatggaatctatacgtggtcgcattggttctttttctctccactctttccttgcaaaccactaatttcctaacatacaaaagatcacgaatctatctttccttatCCGAATCAATCGttccctacatcagtgcatttctttattaagaaaactaacacataaatcttaacgcattgtaaagaaatcccgttatggacctaattaatttattatggaatctgtacgtggtcgcatctctccctcgtgaaaaaatcgcatccatctcccgttaaaaaggaaaagagaacatgaacgatcaatcccacaccctgcatctcagtagcaaaaaaatcgcccccgcctctgctactgcgcctcgccgtgtgcctggctcgacccatgcctcgcctgcatggctggacgccgccgtctccaccgccacgtacaagaaaacggtgggcagaaccatccattcaaatcgcacaccctcaccctcctccgcaatccctagccccgcatcaccctatcgctttctcgcctctctttcccctcgatgtAGATGGTGCCGAGCGGCGGCCTCGAGCACCGGCAGTGCCGCCCTCTCTATCTTCGCTGCGTCGAGAGATGGGTCGAGGCTATCGTCAGTTCGCCGCCCACGATTGGGCCACCTCCGGTTGTCGCGCACCACCGGCTCCACCTAACGTGCCCGACCCTCTCCGCTTTCGACCTTCCGGTGACCACATCCCTCCGCGCCTCCATCCATCATCTACAAGGCCACTCCCTGCACCCACCCTCCTAAATTCTCCATACCGGCGGACAATCACCGAAGATCCAAGTTGGCCCGATATCAATTTTCTTACATGCTTTCTTTATCAGTTGGTGATGGGAATGGGTTCCAATTTCTCTCTCTGACTGTGGATTCGCGGGCAAGAAGCGCTTCTACATGCATCCTCCTGTTGGTCCCTAAAGTACCAAGGTAAATGGTTGATGTTGCGTTTGTCTAGGATGATATATGTTGGCTCTGTTCCGGTTCATGCGAGCAGTTTGGTGACTAATTTACTGATAATTTAATTATATTAATTGAATGAGTCGGGTGTATCGTCGTGCATTTATCTTGCCAGTAATGTTCTGTGATGCTCTGATGCACTTTGGGAATTGGTTATCTTGTCTTCAGTGTAGAACATTTGTTTATTAATGCATGAGAAGAATCTTTGTTACTACCTTGAACCTGttttataatccatattgttatgcactagcgcgtgtgcgtgtgaaatagatggattatggtcccgtacccaataagatagatatgtgtgtgtgttagagagagagagggagagggggagagagagtgaggaggagggagggagagtgtgtgtgtgagaatttgatggtaaaaaggtcgtcaatgtcacttgatatgtatgagaatattaaatgtaatattaacataattgatattgaactcttaaagttaatgtggccccgttgcaacgcacgggtgttcttctagtCATGATTCTGTATGAGATAACACCACTAACCCTTTTTTTTTACTTCAATTCTTCTCTCTGTAAAGGATTTTTAAGAACAATTTCCCCTTTTTCAAGCAATGAATTTAAAGGAGGGAAAATTAAAGATTCCTCAAAGAGGAAGCAATATGTCGACGGTGCAAAATTTGCCCCTTTGTACTGATTGTTAAGCACTGTGACAAATAACAACCTAATAAGTAGTCACAGTGGTTCCACACTAAGCACTCCAATTCATCATTTGCAAACTACTAGCAATAATTTGCTGAAAATTCTTGACATCTCTCTAACATTTCCCCAGATGCTGAAGGTACAAGAGGTTCATCTGAAAGAGGTAAAAAAGAAGAACAAAATAATCCATTACTCACTTTACCCTGGCAACAAGTCTTCGACTCATGCTTAATGTGCACAACGTTCCATTTTGTCCTTCTTCAGATGCTTATCTCACCAAGATCATGTCCGAGAAGAGGACGACGCTGATCAACGCCTGGGAGGAGAGCGAGAAGGCGAGAGCCGAGAACAGGTGATTAATCATGGCACCCAACTGTCTGTTGCTTAAAAGTAACAAGAATCACCAGTACTATCAGTACACTATGATTGAGATGGCACATCACCTTTGGCTAGATTTAATGAGGATCTATCTTACAATGCACTCAATGCGTGCCACTCATGTCTGCTACAAGAGCTGATGCTCCACACGCACCAACATATTGTACCATCTGCCGCTAACATTTTCAAAGATATATCAGGGCTGCCAAGAATCTGTCCTTCATCACTTCATGGGAGCACGCCAAGGAAGCCGAGATGGAGGCCGAGCTGAAAAAGATCGAGgtatcatatgttctatctatcccTGTAATTTGGAGTGATTTTATTTATTTAACAGTTCACTAACAGTTACTAcaattttaaaaaaaaaactaaCAGTTACTATTTATCATGGCAGGAGCAACTGGAAAAGAAGAAAGCGGCGTACAAGGAGAAGCTGAAGAACAAGCTGGCGATGCTCCACAAGTCGGCTGAGGAGAAGAGAGCGATGGCGGAGgcgaagcgaggcgaggagataatcATGGCGGAGGAGATGGCCGCCAAGTACCGTGCCAAAGGCGAGGCCCCAACGAAGCTCTTCGGGCTCCTGAAAGCATGATGACTGTGAATCGAGGATGGCTCCTGAGAGCGTACATATGTTGGGATTGTTACTTACAAGTTTCTTGCATGACTTGTTAGTGGTGTGTGCGTGTACATGGTTGTGTTCTGGAAGCCATTGGTGTGTGTGTGTTTTGCTGCTGGGAGGTTTGGTATCTGGTTAAATTTGTAAGGGAATTGTGTATAGGTGTAGGAGTGCAGGCCTGATGGATTGATACATTTATTCTTTTGATGTAAGTTTTGTTCGTCGAAGCATCTGTTAATGTGTAGTATTTAATaaactagtaagatgcccgtgctacGCTACGGAATCACAAAATATTAAATGAGCTTAAGTCATAATCAAGCGCTACATTGTTATGGAATAATATGAAAAGTACCAATACATCCATCAAAGTGATGTTATATTGTTGATAGGTACACGTCAAGCACAATCAAACATACTGTTTCCAACCAATAAACCCCATCCTTCCAGCCAAACATTTCCTTCTCAATCTTAACCTTACCGGAAGACTTGTTCTTCTCCCTACTCACCTTTCTCATTGCTCACTCTATGTTATATCGAAGGGACACAGAGCATGTGGCGGATAGAAAATCCATCTGCAACTAAGATGACACTGACCAGCTTTATCTCTAAATCCAAATCGGTGTATGTCACGGGCTTCTCTTAGCTTAGCATGTGCTTCACCTCATGCCCATGAATTTGTAACACATTAAGCACTTCACTTTAACCTACCTTAATATATATAATGGAAGAATAAAATGCAACGACAATATCGATGTTTGTTCCCATGAATTTGTGCAATGGAAGTGTAGCGACTACCGACTTCATCCTTCGACTCTAAAGTGCACATGTACACACATACAAAAAAACAGTACTGGACCTGTTATATAGAAGGGGCAAAGTGCACATGTACACACATACAAAAAAATAGTACTGGACCTCTTGTAACTTTCTTACACCAACCAGGTTAccgcaaaaaaactgggctgtgaccTGAATATCATCGATGCTG
This window encodes:
- the LOC119292353 gene encoding remorin-like, translating into MAAEEAKKVEVETTTATKDIAEEKAIVPVPVPDNSKAIIAVVKDAEGTRGSSERDAYLTKIMSEKRTTLINAWEESEKARAENRAAKNLSFITSWEHAKEAEMEAELKKIEEQLEKKKAAYKEKLKNKLAMLHKSAEEKRAMAEAKRGEEIIMAEEMAAKYRAKGEAPTKLFGLLKA